In Miscanthus floridulus cultivar M001 chromosome 8, ASM1932011v1, whole genome shotgun sequence, the sequence CCACTGCTCGTCGTGGTTGTCGAAGCGGCGGTTGTAGTCGTCGCGGGACTTCTGGATCTCGTCGAGGATGACCTTGAGCTGTGGATCCATAGCGCCCAGCGTGCGGCGGAGGCGGGTGAAGTGCTCGTGGTGGATCTCGTGGGGTTCCAGCTCGATACAGGAGAATGAATCGGATCAGGATggagcggcgaggaaggcgagcAGGATTGAACAAGcaaatctgataccaattgtgaaCACGGGAAGTTCCTTGTTCGGGAAGAAGAATAAAAATAGGAATATTCGACTGGAATACTAACTGAATGTATGTGAATTACAGTAAGTGCTTAGAGAAAATAACTACAGCATAGTTTCCTCCATGCCCCTCATCCTTGCTCACTCCGGTATTTATACTTCTATGCCTAAGCCTTCCATTCTGGGCCAGTTAGCCTAACGTTGGGCCAGCGCTCGCGGACGGGCCTGGCCTGCTTACTTGTGGATGCTTCATCAGAGTGAGACACTGGCACTGTAGAAGACGTGCTGACACCTAGCCTGGCCCGACAACCACTTCGGCTGGGATCAGGCTTCTTTTCTTGCCCAGAGCTCGGGCTTCAGAATTTGGCATCATGTGTCATGTTGAAAGAATCGATATGCCTAAAGAGAGGATTTGCTTGGACTCTAAAAAATTTAAAGAAATAAACCTTAATCTACTCCCCCATAAAAAAAATGTGATCCTCGCTTTTTAAGAAATCAAATGctttcaaatttgatcaaaattatataaaaataataataacattcatgatacaaaataaatattattagattaattattatggaatatattttcgCAATAAACTAATTTGGAGACATAAACGTGAATACTATTCACTCTAAACTTGGTTAAACTTAAATTATTTTTACAGACATGGATATCATAGTTGCATTCTTAGTGCTATACTACTTCATCCGTACGCTAGCCCTGAAAACTATAAAGACAAACAAAACTAAGATAGGTTCTTATGGCTTTCACACCATTGACAGTAAATTTGGGCTATAAGACAAAATAAAAACATGCATCGAATGGTCTGTCGGTGAGAAAATGTATGCACCTGGAAATTTCACACAGCGTTAGAACACACAAAGATGAAATTCATTCATTGGACAGTCCAGCGACAAAAACTACACACGCCGAACAATCAACGAGCGACACAAGAACGTGGAAGATGAAACACGTGCACCGGATGGTCCGATGGTGACCAAATTACAAATGTCGGACAATCTTGAGGCATGTTAAGTGCAGATCGGCAAAAAAAAACTGACAGTCCGGATGATGAATTGTACATAATGGACCGTCCGGTGCTTTCATAGAAAATTCTGTCCAGGTCGATTCTGAAACCAGCTCAAGCTGGGTTTGGTCCTTTTGGTGTCGTATTTTTATAGGTATCGATGTATTGCATGGCAATTTTGCCAAACACACGATGAGAATGGTAATTTAACGAAGACGAACTAGTTTTCTCATTTATGCAAGCATATATGCATCTGTATACTGTTAGGGAAGAAAAAAGAAGTTGCTAGCTAGGTGAACATTCGTTGATCAGTCCTCTTCTTCCACCGTGAAGTCCGGTTCCATGGGCTTCTTAATCGACGCCTTGCCGTCGACGCTGTGTCGGCGGGACCGCCTCAAGCTGCCCCCGGTCCGCACCTCGCCGCCCTCGCGCACCCTGAGCTCCACGGACGCGCGGCGCCGCTTGTGCCGGCGCCAGGCGGCCTGGATGGAGCAGGCGGCCCACGTGCGCCACTGGTGCGAGTAGAAGCGGAACCTGTGGCGGATGCGCGCGCTGTGCAGGCGGCGGAACAGCGACGCCACGAAGCGGAGGTCGTCGGCCACGAGCGCGAACGCCTCGACCTCGGACACGGCGCGCACGGTCCGGGTGGACAGCGGCAGCTTCGCCGAGGGCCGCGGGTCCAGCGCCCACGTCAGGAGCTCCTCCCCGCAGAACTCCCCGGCGCCGATGCGGCACGAGTTGAAGAAGCCGGTCCGCCCGCCCTGCGTCGTGTACGAGTCGAGGTAGCCCCGGATGATGAAGAGCATGGAGTCGACGGGGTCCAGCTCCCGCACCAGCCGCGTGCCGCGCGTGTACAGCGCCGGCCTCAGCCGCTCGCAGATCGCCTCCAGCATCTGCTCGTCCATCTCGTCGAACAGGGGCACCCTCCGGACGAGGTCCAGGCAGAGGTGGCGCTTGATGTCTCGGCGGATGTCCATGGGGAGGTCCTGGAGCAGGGCCTCCTCGTCGACGCCGCGCGTGGCCACCCACTGGTACTGGTGGTACCTCCTCACGCACTGCTTCAGCGGCTGGGGGATCTGCCGGTGGTGCATCCACCGCTCCATGTCCGTCCGCTTCGTCCGCCACTCCTCCAGCCGCACCATCGTTGCTTGGAGATAAGACTGTTGTGTTGTTATTCACCGACCACGCAGAACAAGACATGTCAGATCATTCACAGAGATCCTTAGTCGCCACGGATTTGGCTTACTTGCATGTTGCCGATGAGCAGGGCAAACAGCACCAACCCAAGAACGCCGATGACGATCGCGAAGGTTATTTCACCGATGAACAAGCTCGTCGACAGATTCTGTCCTAAGCAGCTGTACGTCCATTTATCGAAACGCAAGTTAGCAGTAAATTAACCTCAGCTTGCTTAAGAGATCCTGGCTTCGTTCCTGCTTACCTCAGGTTCTTGAGTCCCCACCAGAAGCAGTAGAAGTACTTCTGGGTGAAGGACGACGACGTGAGCTTGGCTTGCAGCGCCTCCCCGTAGATGCCGAACGGGTAGGACCCGTTGCCCGGCGTGCACAGGCTTGTGATGTTGCTCAGCTCATACCAGATGGTCCTGTTGCTGCTCAACGACTTGCAGTCGAAGAACATGGTCTGGCACGTCGGGCTCTCGAGAAGGCACGCCTCCCTCCAGCACGCCTCCTGCCTCTGCACCGAGAAGAGATACCACAGCGCTCCCAGCACCTGTACGTGCTCGTCCGGTTCCGTcgtccaaaaagaaaagaaaatcaaaTCAGCATCTATCTATCAACGCAAAAGAAGTCTGAAAGGATGAGCAGAGATATATAGAGGCGATCGAATTGAAGTACGTACGTGGCTTGCGAGCATGTAGAGGATCAGGTTGTACGCGGCGCAGGCCCACGCCGTCTCCGCCATGAAGCCCGTCGCCATGACGATCTGGCTCGAGAGCGGGAAGATCTGGAACAGCCGCGGGAGGTACTGGAAGATGATGCTGAACGGGAGGATGCTCTTCCTGTTCGCCGTCGGGGACTCATTCAGCGTCGGTATAACGATCCAGATCACCAACTGCATGCATGACAAACCAAACCGATCGATAGTATAGCTGGGCATGCATGCATATCTTCCAAAGCTCTCAATTCTTGCAACTGACAGACAGACATCAATGGCGGCTAGCTGCCTGGGCTGACCAA encodes:
- the LOC136474345 gene encoding protein CNGC15b-like, which translates into the protein MASGASRNVRFQKEIEVQSFRTSPLQQNLSSRKHGKAHDPRKCRQGFRGGCLEKACRNPTLKDRVLSRAFSEELESLMHAGSGSHLFFDPRGHLIHLWNKIFLSACLLSLFVDPLFLYLTGTQQSNVCIEFRYSLALTLSMIRSLLDLFYAAHILFRFRTAFIAPSSRVFGRGELVIQPYKIARRYLGRTFWLDLVTALPLPQLVIWIVIPTLNESPTANRKSILPFSIIFQYLPRLFQIFPLSSQIVMATGFMAETAWACAAYNLILYMLASHVLGALWYLFSVQRQEACWREACLLESPTCQTMFFDCKSLSSNRTIWYELSNITSLCTPGNGSYPFGIYGEALQAKLTSSSFTQKYFYCFWWGLKNLSCLGQNLSTSLFIGEITFAIVIGVLGLVLFALLIGNMQSYLQATMVRLEEWRTKRTDMERWMHHRQIPQPLKQCVRRYHQYQWVATRGVDEEALLQDLPMDIRRDIKRHLCLDLVRRVPLFDEMDEQMLEAICERLRPALYTRGTRLVRELDPVDSMLFIIRGYLDSYTTQGGRTGFFNSCRIGAGEFCGEELLTWALDPRPSAKLPLSTRTVRAVSEVEAFALVADDLRFVASLFRRLHSARIRHRFRFYSHQWRTWAACSIQAAWRRHKRRRASVELRVREGGEVRTGGSLRRSRRHSVDGKASIKKPMEPDFTVEEED